The Mycolicibacterium aichiense region ACCAGACCGAACGACTCCGAATAGCTCGGCACGGCGACCAGATCGGCGGCGCGGTAGACGTTGACCAGTTGCTCGCGCGACTGGGGCGGAAGGAAGGTCACCCGGTCTGCCATACCCAGTTCGGCGGCAAGACCCACCAGCGCATCGGGGGTGGCCAGGCCGCTGCCCGACGGCCCGCCGGCCACCAACACCCGCACCCCGGGCAGCCGGGCGGCGGCGCGCAACAACACATCGGGCGCCTTGAGCGGCTGGATGCGCCCGACGAAGGCGACCACACGCTCGCCGTCGGGCAGGCCCAGCGCCGCCCGTGCGGTGCGCCGGTCACCGGGGGTGAACGTTTCCAGGTCGACGCCCGGGTAGACCACATCGATCCGCCGGGGATCGGCGTTGTGCAGCGAAATGAGTTGGTGCGCTTCATCTTCGGTGTTGACGACCAACCGGTCGGCCTCGTCGACCACCTGCTGTTCACCGACCGCACGCAGCGGTGGCTCCGGCGAGTCACCGTCGGCCAGTGCGGCGTTCTTCACCGCTGCGAGCGTGTGGGCGGTGTGCACCAGCGGCACCGCCCATCGGTCCCGCGCCAGCCAGCCGACCTGGCCGGAAAGCCAGTAATGCGAATGCACGATGTCGTAGTAGCCGGGCTCGTGGTTGGCCTCGGCGCGCAGCACACCGGCGGTGAACGCGCACAGCTGGGTGGGCAGGTCGTACTTGTCGAGTCCCTCGAAAGGCCCTGCCACGACGTTGCGCACCAACACCCCGGGCGCCACCCGGACCAGCGGCTGATCCGACGACGACGTCGCCCGGGTGAAGATCTCCACCTCTACCCCGCGCCGCGCCATGTGCAGCGCGGTCTGGAGTACGTAGACGTTCATCCCGCCGGCGTCACCGGTCCCGGGCTGAGCCAGCGGAGAGGTGTGCACCGACAACACCGCGACGCGCCGCGGCATCGCATCGGTCGAGCTGTCGCTCAGTTCCCGGGCGTGCCGCACGCCTCCATCTTTACACCGCTGCTTCGCGACGGTTCTGCGCCCGTCTCAGCGCACCGATCGGGTCGGCGTACAGGCCGCCCAATGAGACGATCCCGGCGCCGGCCTCCTGCACCCGGTTCCCGAATGCGGTCACCCGGATATCGCGGCCCGGCAGCACCGACCGCCCGGCGAACGCGGCCTCGACCAACTCCATGCCCTCGGGGTATTCGGTGAAGGCCTGGCCGCCGACCACCAGGTCGTCGGGGTTGAGCATGTCGCGCAGCAACGCCACCGCGCCGCCCAGAACACGGGCCCGCTCGGCCAGCAGTTCCCGGGCACCGACCGCGGCCGGTGTATCGCCCTGGCGGGCGGTGCGCAGCAGCGTGGTCATCGACGCACCGGGCCCGGAGCCCGGCACGATGCCACGCTTGCGGGCCGCGGCCAGCACCGCCTCGTCACTGACCGTCGACTCCAATTGCCCACTGCCGCCGAGCAATTCGGAGGTCACCGGCAGCGCGGCAATGGTGCCGGGACCGCTGATCGGGCTGTGCACCCGGCCGCCGATCACCAGCGCGAAACCGACGGTCTCACGCGCGTAGACGTACAGGCTGCTCGACGCCTGCGCGGGCGTCCGACGCAGCCCGAGCAGCAGTTCGGCGCCGGCCATCGCGTCCACATGGGATGCCACCGACACCGGCAGACCCAACGCCTCGGCCAGCACCGGACCGACGGGGGCCTGTGTCCAGCCCAACCGGCTGTGGTCGACGTGGCCCGTGCCGCTGTCGACCACGCCACCGATCGCCACACCGATCCACAGCGGACGGCGGCGATGCCAGCGGCTCAGGTAACGGCGGGCGCTGCCGGCCAACGACGCCAGTGCGGCGGCCTGACCGCCGCGCGGCGTCGGGGTCTCGACCGCGTCGAGGGTGCGGCCGAGCAAGTCGGTCGCGACGATGTTCGTGGTGCGCGCGCCGATGTGGATACCGAGGGTGAGGAACGGCTCGTGGTGGACCTCGACGGGGACGCGCGGGCGGCCGATCGCGCCCGACACGGCGAGGTCGGCCCGCTCACGCAGGATCCCGGCGTCCAGCAGGGCGGTGACCTGGCGGTTCACGGTTGCGATCGACAGGTTGGTGACCTGGGCGATCACATCGCGGCCGATGGCGCCGCGCTGGCGGACGGCTGCGAAGACCGATGCGGCAGCCGCATCGGGGATCCGCAGTGACGGGGCCACGATGTGGTGGCGGGTCCGCAGCGGATGCGGGCGCGCAGCGACGCGGGCCGCGTCATGGGTGCCGACGCGGGCCGCGTCATGGGTTGAACTGCGGAGCGGATCGCGGGAAGAAAGGGCGACGGTACGCATTGGGTGTCCTTCTCGAGTCTTCGGGTGGGGGCTTATGCCACACCTGGCGACGTGAGCGGGACGAGAGAAGAAAGTCCGGTCGGGTCAGGCGCAGCGAGTCGCGTGACAACAACACGCGGTGTGCGCGACCAGACAACTGGTCAGACCGATTCGGATCACGTTGGGGAATTTAGCACAGTTACTAGAGTTGGTTCGATGATCACTCCAGACGCCCATTCCCGTGTAGCGGTAGTGACCGGGGCGAGCTCCGGCATCGGCGAGGCGACTTCCAAAACTCTTGCCGCCCTTGGCTTTCACGTGGTCGCGGTGGCGCGCAGGGCGGATCGCATCGAACGGCTGGCCGACGAGATCGGCGGTACCGCGATTGTGGCCGACGTCACAGACGATGCCGCCGTCGCCGGGTTGGCGGAGCGCCTGCCGCGGGTTGATGTGCTGGTCAACAACGCCGGCGGCGCCAAAGGCCTGGAACCGATCGCCGAGGCGAACCTGGACAACTGGCGCTGGATGTGGGAGACCAACGTCCTCGGGACATTGCGGGTGACGCGGGCATTGCTGCCCAAGCTCGTCGAATCCGGTGACGGATTGATCGTCACCGTCACCTCGATCGCCGCGCTCGAGGTTTACGACAACGGAGGCGGATACACCGCCGCCAAGCACGCGCAAGGTGCTCTGCACCGGACTCTGCGCGGCGAGCTCCTGGGAAAACCGGTGCGGCTCACCGAAATTGCGCCTGGGGCGGTGGAGACGGAGTTCTCACTGGTGCGCTTCGGCGGCGACGAACAGCGCGCCGACGCGGTGTACTCGGGAATCACCCCGCTGGTGGCCGCCGACGTCGCCGAGGTGATCGGCTTCGTCGCGTCACGGCCGTCGCACGTCAACCTGGACCAGATCGTGCTGCGGCCCCGAGATCAGGCCAGCGCCAGCCGGTTCAACCGCCGGTCGTAGCCGAACTCGTCGTTGTCGGGGCGGTCGTGGTCGTCGAACTCGACGACGAGCTGGACGTGCTCGGGCTCGGGGTCGTCGTCGTGGGCGTTCCCGACAAGGTCGGTGCGTCGGTCGGGGTGGCCGGTGCGGTGCTCGGGATGCTGGTCTCCGGCTGCGTGTCCGACAGCGCCGACATCGACTTCCACTCGTTCCAGTCCACCGCCCAGTCCCAGATGTCGCCGTCGGCATAGGACAGCTGGATCGACGTGCCGGTCACCTCGACCGGGTCGCCGTAGACGGCGGTACCGAAGTACTGCTCGGCATCACTGGTGGACAGGTTGATACAGCCGTTGGTGACGTTGGTGTTGCCCTGCGCGCCGGAACTGGCCGGGTTGGCGTGGATGAACTCGCCGTTGTTGGAGATCCGAACCGCCCAGCGCTCATGGACATTCGAATATCCGGCGGCCTGGTTGGTCATGTAGAAGTCGGCGTATTTCTCGCTGACGACGTGGATGCCGCTGCGGGTCACGTTGCGGGGCTTGTCGGCTTCGCCGTAGCTGCACGGGAAGTCCATGATCACGCCCTCGTCGGTGATGACCTGGATGCGGTGCGACGTCGCATCGGCCTTGACCACCTGACGGCGGCCGATCTCGAAGTCCAGGGTGGAGTCGGTCGCGCCGAAGGAGTCGTCGGCGAACTTCACGCCGTAGAGCTTGGCGTCGACGTGGACCTTGGTGCCGGGCTGGTAGTACTCCTTGGTCCGCCAGTGCACCCGTGAGCCGCCCACCTCGTCCGGCAGCCAGGCCCAGCTGCCCTCGTTCGGCGGCGTGGTGGTGACCGTGAGCGCCTTTTCGACATCTGGCTTGTGCTCGTCGTCGATCGCGGCGTCGAACTGCAGGATGATCGGCGCGGCCACACCCACGGTCTGCCCGTCGGACAACTGGAACTGGCCGTTGACCTGCTTGGTGGGGTTGATCGTGGTGAACGCCGCCGCGATCGGCACAGCCTGCCCGTCGCGTCCGACCGCCGAACCGGTCCAGGTGTAGGACGCGCCGTACCCCAGCGGCTCGGTGACCGTGAATGCTGTGCGATCGCGGTTGAGCGCGCCGGCCACCGGCTTGCCGTCGACATTGCTCAGTGCGACGTGCTGCAGCCAGCCGTCCTTGACCTCGAGGCTCACCGGGGTCGTGGGCAGCACATCCGTGGCGTCGTTGGCCGGGCTGAAGTTCAGCGAAGCCTTCGGCGGGGGTCCCTGCTTCTCGGCCTGTTTGCCAGGGGTGGTCATGCAGGCCGCAAGCGCACTGGGCGCGGCAACGCCGACCGCCAGCGCTGTCAAAGCGCGTCGCCGGTTGATCGGCGGTCGGTCGGCTGGGCTCACGTCAATCCAAGATACGGAACCCAGCCGCCCGGCTGCCAATCGGCGCAGTGTGGGCTTCGCCCCACCTGCCCGAGATCAGAGCCCGAAGATCGCCAGGAACGCCGGTGCGGCGCCGCCGAACTTCGATCCCGCAAACACGATGTCACCGGCGGCCAGCGTGATCGTCACGCCGGACTGAACGGTGCTGAACTCGTCCCAGGTCACCGACAGCGACCGAGCCGGGGAGAAGAACCCGCCGACGGGAATGTGCGCCACGATCGCCGGACCTGTTCCACCGGTCGGGATCGGCAGGTCGAGGGTGCTGGTGCCGAACAGCAGGGCGTTGGTGAACTTCGGCGCGGCCGCGGCCCAGGCGACGAACGCCCCCGCGATGTTGCCGCTGCGTGCCGCATTGACGAAGGTGTTCAGGCTGTCGGCCGCGCTGAGCCCGGCGCCGACGAACGCCCCGGCCGCGCTGGCGGCGAATGCCACCGCGGGCGGCAGCTGCAGGGTCCCATCGGTCAATGCCGTCGTGCTGGTCGGCGTGGGCGTCGCCGAGAACGTCGACGTTCCGCCGATCGAGAACTTGGCACCGCCGAGCGGAGTCTTGGCGGTCACGTCGATCGCCACCGGCCCGCTGTCAGGCGGGGTCGGTGCGGTCACGTTCGCGACGAACGAGATCGGACCGAACGGCGTGTCGATGGTCTGGTTGATCGGCGGAAGGCTCGCGTTGGCGCCGGCGGTCTTGCGTGCGGGCTTGACGCCGGCGGCCGGCTTCGAGACCGCCGCACTCGAGGGAGCGGTCGTCACCTTGGCGACTGTGCGGGCCGAGGCGGCCACGGTGCGCTTG contains the following coding sequences:
- the mshA gene encoding D-inositol-3-phosphate glycosyltransferase, translating into MPRRVAVLSVHTSPLAQPGTGDAGGMNVYVLQTALHMARRGVEVEIFTRATSSSDQPLVRVAPGVLVRNVVAGPFEGLDKYDLPTQLCAFTAGVLRAEANHEPGYYDIVHSHYWLSGQVGWLARDRWAVPLVHTAHTLAAVKNAALADGDSPEPPLRAVGEQQVVDEADRLVVNTEDEAHQLISLHNADPRRIDVVYPGVDLETFTPGDRRTARAALGLPDGERVVAFVGRIQPLKAPDVLLRAAARLPGVRVLVAGGPSGSGLATPDALVGLAAELGMADRVTFLPPQSREQLVNVYRAADLVAVPSYSESFGLVAVEAQACGTPVVAAAVGGLPVAVADGVSGALVDGHEPGRWADAIAGLLARDPDELSRAAVAHAQGFSWAHTVDGLLTSYGHAIDDYASARHRRAAGDALAKRNGRRWSMRRGVRL
- a CDS encoding ROK family protein codes for the protein MRTVALSSRDPLRSSTHDAARVGTHDAARVAARPHPLRTRHHIVAPSLRIPDAAAASVFAAVRQRGAIGRDVIAQVTNLSIATVNRQVTALLDAGILRERADLAVSGAIGRPRVPVEVHHEPFLTLGIHIGARTTNIVATDLLGRTLDAVETPTPRGGQAAALASLAGSARRYLSRWHRRRPLWIGVAIGGVVDSGTGHVDHSRLGWTQAPVGPVLAEALGLPVSVASHVDAMAGAELLLGLRRTPAQASSSLYVYARETVGFALVIGGRVHSPISGPGTIAALPVTSELLGGSGQLESTVSDEAVLAAARKRGIVPGSGPGASMTTLLRTARQGDTPAAVGARELLAERARVLGGAVALLRDMLNPDDLVVGGQAFTEYPEGMELVEAAFAGRSVLPGRDIRVTAFGNRVQEAGAGIVSLGGLYADPIGALRRAQNRREAAV
- a CDS encoding SDR family NAD(P)-dependent oxidoreductase, translating into MITPDAHSRVAVVTGASSGIGEATSKTLAALGFHVVAVARRADRIERLADEIGGTAIVADVTDDAAVAGLAERLPRVDVLVNNAGGAKGLEPIAEANLDNWRWMWETNVLGTLRVTRALLPKLVESGDGLIVTVTSIAALEVYDNGGGYTAAKHAQGALHRTLRGELLGKPVRLTEIAPGAVETEFSLVRFGGDEQRADAVYSGITPLVAADVAEVIGFVASRPSHVNLDQIVLRPRDQASASRFNRRS
- a CDS encoding L,D-transpeptidase: MSPADRPPINRRRALTALAVGVAAPSALAACMTTPGKQAEKQGPPPKASLNFSPANDATDVLPTTPVSLEVKDGWLQHVALSNVDGKPVAGALNRDRTAFTVTEPLGYGASYTWTGSAVGRDGQAVPIAAAFTTINPTKQVNGQFQLSDGQTVGVAAPIILQFDAAIDDEHKPDVEKALTVTTTPPNEGSWAWLPDEVGGSRVHWRTKEYYQPGTKVHVDAKLYGVKFADDSFGATDSTLDFEIGRRQVVKADATSHRIQVITDEGVIMDFPCSYGEADKPRNVTRSGIHVVSEKYADFYMTNQAAGYSNVHERWAVRISNNGEFIHANPASSGAQGNTNVTNGCINLSTSDAEQYFGTAVYGDPVEVTGTSIQLSYADGDIWDWAVDWNEWKSMSALSDTQPETSIPSTAPATPTDAPTLSGTPTTTTPSPSTSSSSSSSTTTTAPTTTSSATTGG